A genomic region of Pseudoalteromonas piscicida contains the following coding sequences:
- a CDS encoding proline--tRNA ligase, which yields MRTSEYILATLKETPSDAEVVSHQLMLRAGMIRKLASGLYTWLPSGLKVFRKVERIVREEMDKAGAIELLMPVIQPAELWEESGRWEQFGPELLRINDRHGRPFALGPTHEEVITDLVRREINSYKQLPITLYQVSTKVRDEVRPRFGVMRAREFTMKDAYSFHMTDECLEKTYHKMFQAYCNIFDRLGVDYRPVIADSGSIGGNLSHEFHVLAEPGEDAIAFSDESDYAANIEKAEALAPAEARPAPSKELNTFDTPEAFTIAELKAKHGVKPHRGVKTLIVYGAPDEDGKRGLVALIVRGDHDLNELKAEKLALVDSPLEMASEEDIVNAIGAKPGSLGPVGLSMPIIVDRSAAIMADFVAGANKDGVHYSGINWDRDVSTYTVEDIRNVVEGDPSPCGKGKILIKRGIEVGHVFQLGTKYSEAMKAGVLGEEGKNQTLTMGCYGIGVSRIVAAAIEQNNDDYGIKWPVAIAPFELAIVPMNMHKSHRIPEIAEKFYADLQNAGIDVLFDDRKERPGVMFNDMELIGIPYTLVIGERNLDENKVELKNRQTGEKLMLDIESAVETIVNAIKSK from the coding sequence ATGCGTACGAGTGAATATATATTAGCGACTCTAAAAGAGACGCCGTCTGATGCAGAGGTGGTAAGCCACCAGCTAATGCTTAGAGCGGGTATGATCCGTAAATTGGCTTCAGGTCTTTATACTTGGCTACCATCAGGCCTAAAAGTTTTCCGCAAAGTAGAGAGAATTGTCCGTGAAGAAATGGACAAAGCGGGAGCGATTGAGCTGCTAATGCCAGTGATCCAGCCTGCAGAGCTATGGGAAGAGTCAGGCCGTTGGGAACAGTTTGGTCCTGAACTACTTCGTATTAATGACCGTCATGGCCGTCCATTTGCACTTGGTCCAACGCATGAAGAAGTGATCACTGATCTTGTACGTCGCGAAATCAACAGCTATAAGCAACTGCCGATCACACTTTATCAAGTCAGTACGAAAGTACGTGACGAAGTTCGTCCACGTTTTGGTGTGATGCGCGCGCGTGAATTCACTATGAAAGATGCCTATTCATTCCACATGACTGATGAGTGTCTTGAAAAAACGTATCACAAGATGTTCCAAGCTTACTGCAACATTTTTGATCGTTTAGGCGTTGACTACCGTCCTGTTATTGCTGACAGTGGTTCAATTGGCGGCAACCTATCGCATGAGTTCCATGTACTTGCAGAGCCTGGTGAAGATGCAATCGCATTCAGTGATGAAAGTGACTACGCTGCAAACATTGAAAAGGCAGAAGCGCTTGCACCAGCTGAAGCTCGCCCAGCGCCAAGTAAAGAGCTTAATACGTTTGACACACCAGAAGCTTTCACCATCGCTGAACTAAAAGCAAAACATGGCGTTAAACCACACCGTGGTGTGAAAACACTCATCGTGTATGGTGCACCAGACGAAGATGGTAAACGTGGCCTAGTCGCACTTATCGTTCGTGGCGATCATGACTTAAATGAGCTGAAAGCTGAAAAATTAGCACTAGTGGATTCACCGCTAGAGATGGCGAGCGAAGAAGACATTGTTAACGCTATTGGTGCAAAACCTGGCTCTTTGGGGCCTGTTGGTCTTTCAATGCCTATTATTGTCGATCGCAGCGCAGCTATCATGGCTGATTTTGTTGCCGGTGCAAACAAAGATGGTGTTCATTACAGTGGGATCAACTGGGACAGAGACGTAAGCACTTATACAGTTGAAGATATCCGTAACGTGGTTGAAGGCGACCCAAGCCCTTGTGGTAAAGGTAAAATCCTTATCAAACGTGGTATCGAAGTAGGCCACGTGTTCCAACTTGGTACTAAGTACTCTGAAGCAATGAAAGCTGGTGTACTTGGCGAAGAAGGGAAAAACCAAACATTAACCATGGGTTGTTATGGTATTGGCGTTTCTCGTATCGTTGCCGCAGCAATCGAGCAAAATAACGATGATTACGGTATTAAATGGCCTGTTGCTATTGCGCCATTTGAGCTGGCAATCGTGCCAATGAATATGCATAAGTCTCACCGTATTCCAGAGATCGCAGAAAAGTTCTATGCAGATCTACAAAATGCGGGAATTGATGTGTTATTCGACGACCGTAAAGAGCGTCCGGGCGTTATGTTTAACGATATGGAACTTATCGGTATTCCATACACCCTAGTGATTGGTGAGCGTAACCTTGATGAAAATAAGGTTGAGCTGAAAAATCG